A single Gadus macrocephalus chromosome 22, ASM3116895v1 DNA region contains:
- the srd5a1 gene encoding 3-oxo-5-alpha-steroid 4-dehydrogenase 1 codes for MDTLPAMMFSSEQEEKYYLDCMGYFFIFMAVCTFFTLLFENVPYGRYASGKYGFPINVKFAWFVQELPAFMVPLYLVLWTPSAKTSQLPNALLIAMYFCHYVQRSLVYPFLIRGGKPTPVVSFVLAIVFCIVNGYMQIRYLSHYAEYPEGWVTHPCFIIGCALWLVGWLVNLHSDHILRNLRKPGETGYKIPRGGLFEYVSGANFLGEITEWAGFALAGHSVHSTSFSIFTLVVLASRAVAHHRWYLNKFEDYPESRKALIPFVF; via the exons ATGGACACCCTTCCAGCAATGATGTTCTCCtctgagcaggaggagaagtaTTATTTAGACTGCATGGGCTACTTCTTCATATTCATGGCTGTATGCACTTTCTTTACATTGCTCTTTGAAAACGTGCCATATGGTCGATATGCTTCGGGTAAATATGGATTTCCAATCAACGTCAAATTTGCCTGGTTCGTTCAAGAGTTACCTGCATTCATGGTACCTCTCTACCTCGTTTTGTGGACGCCTTCTGCCAAAACTTCACAGCTACCGAATGCACTGTTGATAGCAATGTATTTTTGCCACTATGTTCAAAG GTCCCTTGTTTATCCATTTTTAATTCGAGGAGGTAAACCTACACCTGTGGTCTCGTTCGTCCTAGCCATTGTATTCTGCATCGTTAATGGCTACATGCAGATACGATATTTGAGCCATTATGCCGAATACCCAGAAGGATGGGTGACACACCCCTGCTTCATCATAG GATGTGCTCTGTGGTTGGTTGGCTGGCTGGTGAATCTTCACTCTGACCACATCCTACGGAATTTAAGAAAGCCGGGAGAGACGGGATACAAGATCCCCAGAG GGGGTTTGTTCGAGTACGTCTCCGGAGCAAACTTCCTAGGCGAGATAACGGAGTGGGCAGGCTTCGCTCTGGCTGGCCATTCGGTGCACAGTACATCCTTTTCCATCTTCACCCTGGTGGTCCTCGCTAGCAGAGCTGTGGCCCACCACAG ATGGTATCTCAATAAATTTGAAGACTACCCTGAATCTAGGAAGGCGCTGATACCCTTTGTGTTCTAA